In Fragaria vesca subsp. vesca linkage group LG5, FraVesHawaii_1.0, whole genome shotgun sequence, the genomic stretch ATTTGGAAACATGTACCAATAGAACCTACCCCATGCAAAAAGGTAAATATCAAAGCAGCTCATTCTTACCAGTTACCATTAGCCAAAAATTGTCACCTCCAAGACTCCAACAAAATTATATCTTCTAGATTCGGAACAAACTATGTGCCAACTACAAAACAAAAGGCACAAGTTCCTTGAGAGGAGGGCATGTACATCAGCATTCCATTTATGCATCCTGAATATTTACATGCAGTAACAGCTGACTAGTATGTGCAACGACAAGAAGCAGCATCATTTAATTTGTTGATGAACTTATAAGGACACGAGGCTAATAAGATCATCAGCACCCATATCTCTGCGATCCTTTGCAGATCTCTTTCCAAAAGCTTCCTTTGCAAGTTTCTTCTTTTTCTCCTGTAACTCTAATATCCTCTCTTCGATGCTGTTTCGGGTAATCAATCTGACAATCTTTACATCCTCCTTCTGTCCAATCCGGTGAACTCGATCCATTGCTTGTTCCTCAACTGCGGGGTTCCACCATGGCTCCAACAAATAGACTCTACTAGCAGCAGTAAGATTTATCCCTGTTCCTGAAGCCTTCAGACTTGCAAGCAAAATTGTAGGCGCATCATCTCCTACAACCCCAAACTGTTTGATTACCTGAGCTCTTTTATTTGCAGTCATAGTCCCATCTAAACGCAAAACTTTGAAACCAGCTGTTTGCAGTATCTCTTCAAGATATAGCAACATGGTTCGAAATTGTGAAAACACTACTGATTTTGCCAATGGGTTTTGATCCCTTGATTCAACAAGAAGTTTTAGGAGAGCAGATACTTTTGAAGACATTGTTGTTCTTGGGGATTTTGCGTTGTCATCGTCAGAAGATGTTTGAGGGGCTGAGAACAGATCAGACTGTGACAGAGGACCGCGACACAAAGGACAGCAGGGTTTTGTGCGCTGAAGGGTTTTCATAATACAAGCTTGGCAAAAGATGTGTGCGCAGCAAGTAATAACAACATTGGTTGGTGGAGAAATACATATTGGACAATCAAAATCTTCACCATCTTGCAGCACCTCAACCATCTTTTTCAGTAGCTCTGGGTTCTTTGATACATCTGCTTAGAATCAAATACATGAGTCAGAATTAACATGCTCGGTGAAAACATTCGTCAGAGAGGTTCAGACTCAACTACATAAGGGGTAAAAGTAATAGAAAGATTAATATATTATACCCTTTCTCCGCTAATTTGAAAATGCACACAGAATGACACATGTTCTTGTAATATATAAACATAAAAAAATTATTAAAAGATGGCATAGACAATTGAATGAAGCCTCATTTGATACTGACTGATTTGTTCATGGAATGATTGAAGGGTGTACCAAAATTAAGGCAAAACATAAGCATAACACAAAAACAGTCCAAGAAAATAGCACAATGAATTTTCACTTTGTTTGTGTCAGTTAAGTATACGGGGTAAGTTGTTCACAAACATTAGGACCATGGCAAGATATTGGAAGTCCACAGAAGTCTAAGTCGGTGTTCCAGTTTCAAAGCTAACTTTTAAAAAGGACAATCAGTTCCAGCGGGGCCTAGATAATTTAAACATACTGCTCTTCCTAATCGCCTATGGGGCACATCACTCGCACAACACCTTCGAGGGATAGATGAAAATCCTTATTTTATTAATATTTTGATACCCAGAAATCACCCTAAACCCTTTGCAGATCGAGGCTCGAAACTGGGGCCTCATGCATAACCCTACATCTTTTAGGGGGCAGGAGCAAATAGGTAACAAGCCATGGCCTCACCATTCTTCGAAATATATCCACCACTAACTTCTTATCTTCCTCAGAATTCATACTATTAACTTGAGCCTACCAACATAGTAACAAAGACATTTATACATTGTAACATTTTACTGACTACCATTAGGACATAGGTTTATGCATTTAACAGTAAGAATGCCAATATATATTACAAATACATATTGATGTATGTGTATAGAACCTGACCAAGCCTAGACATTTACTTTTCCCAAGGGGAACCACTGAAAGAACTGTAAACTAAAATAGGAGTTTAGGGTTATGCTAAGTACAAGTGATGTAAAGTTGAAACCAAAAATAAGAACATCAGATGCACTAAAATAAAATCCTTTTCCAGTACCTTCAATATTGTTGGAAGGAAGAAGTGACTTGAGATCAGACGGGCACAAGGCCGAATCAGTACAGATTTGCCGCAGTCGTAAGATTATGCTAAGTACAGTGGAATAGTTCCGCATCATACTACCAGTGTCTATGTAATTCCTCATTACACTCTTTGCTTCTCCTTCCATCCTATCATACAGCTCACGTTCTTCAGCAGATAATTCCATGTAGCAAGTCTCTGTAGTTTTAGGTGGCAGTCCAATCAGTGCTTTGTCTTTTGTTCTCCGCAAAGAAATTGTTGCCATCAAAACCTGAAGAAAATTGCATCACAAACCAGGTACGATTGGAATTTGAGCCAGAAAAAAAGAACACAGACAAGATTCTTGACACCTTATATCTTTCAATAACTAAAAGGCGGACAAATATGAAAAGTTGCAACATAGCAAAAATGAAAACTTAATCCAAAGTCAATAAAGGCCATTCATTACCCTTGGAAAGACAAGGAGTCCTACGGATCCACTAATCATCAACTCAAAAGATAGACGACAGCTATAATGAGGGGAAAAAAAAAAAAAAACCCATTCCAGGTAGCAAGTCATGGATCATCTTTAGTCATGTCTAACTTGTCATATAACCACATGTGTTGCATAACAGTAATTTGCTCTCCTTCATACCCCAACCACAGAAAGCAAAAGACCAGAGGCGAAATTGATTTAATAGAAAGTCAAATACAATATCAAATTGCAGTCATACCCTCATACACATCATGAAAAACCTGATGAACTTTAGTTTAATGAGATATTAACACTAGGAGCTGAAGTGTCAAAGAACAATTTCAAGCAACTGAATTTGGCTAAAACCCAATATGATATCGTATCAAGCAAAAGGAGAACTGAAAAGAGAAACCATCATTACTTTCAAAATAAAATACTAACACACTTAATGTGCACAAACGATATGGTTTTGAAATGATCAAAGAATACAATCTATTCTTTCCAAGTTCGTGGAAAAATAGCAAACTGCCGATCGATAAAGAAAAATAAAAATCCCCACGTAACCACGCAGATAAAGGAACATGAGGACAAAATTTCCATGTGATGCAATCTTCCGTTACATACACTATAATTTCTTCATAATTTGTTAACAAATTAATAAATAAATAAAAACAACTGAAAGCTTGTAGTACCTGAAGTCGTGAGAGCCCCATCTTGTTACCATGAGCAAGAGGTCGCTGCACCAAGCTTTGCCAGTAGCTCTTAATTGAGAAAGGCTCAAACCTCAAAAAAGACATCAAAGAAAACAAGTCAAATGAGCCATTCTGGATTGGAGTTCCAGTAACAGCCCACCTTCGCTTAGCCTTCAAATTAGTGACAGCCTGACTTTGTTGAGCATTCACATTCTTAATCGTATGCGCCTCATCCAAAATGACCCGCCACCACTCAATCTTTTGAACAGGAGAACTTGTTGGCCACGAATGTTCAGTAGCAAGAATACTGTAAGTGGTTAGCACTATATCATACTTCTTCAGCTCCTCAGCATTTCGAGTCCGATCCCCGTAATACATATACACCTTCAATCTGCCCGGCCTAGTGTGTTCTCCTAGCTGTGTTACCCAAGTTGAAAATACAGAAGGAGGGCACACAATTATCGTGGACTTGCTACTGAAACCAGCAGTAGACTTATCATTGCCATCCTCAGTTTTACGTCTTTTCCTTGCAGTGGTTCCCTTTTTACTTGTCTTAGTCTTCTTACCCTTCTTACTACCAGAAACAGACATTCCCTCCTCATCCTCACCCATTTCATTATCATTTGGTATGCTTTCATCCACACTGGCACTGTTGCAGCAGCTACCATATTTATCAAAAGCAATCAAGGAAAGCAAAGTGAGAGTCTTACCCAAACCCATATCATCTGCAAAGATCCCACCTCTTAATGGCTCGGGTCGCTTATCGGTATGGTAATTTGTCAACACATTGACAAAAGACCCATCATTTTTCTCTTCCCAAAACGGAGGCAAATCAACTGAATTTTCTCTGCCAACCAACCAGCCCAGCCCTTCCTTCTGGTGCCGAAAAAGCTCCGATTTGATCACCTCCTTGGGCGGCTCCATCGGCTCCAACGCACCGTTTTGGCTGGCATTTTCCTCCACCAGCTTGAAAATCTCATCCACAGTCTTGTACCCACTCTCAGCCTTCTTCTCCTTCACCACCGCCGCCTCCGAGAGCGTAAAACCCGCATCGCTATTCGAAATCAACTGCAGCCCGGCGCCGAGAAGGGCGGATTTGACGGCGGGGAAGTCGTGGATTCTGGCGAAGATGTGGACCTGGCAAGGAATCTTGAACCGGTTGGTCTTGGAGCGCGTGTTGGGGACGATGCCCTCGACGGCAATGAGTTCGGCGTCGATCAAGGGGGCGAGGGCGGCGGCGACGGCGCGTTCGATGTGGCCGACTTGGACAGTGCGGGTGTTGAGGACTCGGATGGCGTTGGAATCGTAGGGGTTGAGGGGCTCGCGGACGAGGCCGACCATTTCGCGGCCGGTGATGGTGCCGGAGTAGTACTGGATGCCGACGATGTTGGCGATGAGGAAGCCGAGCATGTAGGTATCGGAGGGAGTAGGGAGAGGATCGGAGTCGTCGGAATCAGGGGGACCTTGCCACTGGTCGAGGCTCAAGAAGAGGCTCACTGGGTCTTCTTGATCGTCCATTTAGGGTTTTGGGTAGAGAGAGTCTGAAAATGAGAGAGAGAAACGGTGGCCTTGAGGTGTTTGAAAATGGGAAGGCGGGTGTAAACATATAGGCCGCTCTCACCAATGACCAAACCACTCTTAGCTACACTGCACGTGTATATTTCATTTCATAGGTCAACCATCAAAACAATACTCAATAATATTTTTCGTCCCGGTCGGAAAAAAAAAACAATATTTTCATCGTTAAGAGGAGATAAGACCAGTATGTTCAACATAAATGACATGAATTGTTGCGGTGATGCACCGCTCTGTCTTGTCTTGATCCTTACAACTGCACAAGAATAATATATGCGTAGAATACTCTATTTTTAAAACGTAGCATATTCAACCGCGTTTGCGTTTTTTAAACAACCGTAATGATGGAATTGTCCATCGATCAATCGCCAGATACTATTGAAGATAAGACAAGAGTTGTAAGTACTCTCATGATCGTTCATAGTCTAGACTCTTAAAGGCATATGTTTCATTCAAGGGTTGATGACGAATACGTTTCAAAGGTTTACGTGCCTAATATAAGAGCAAAAGATGCATTATTGTACTTCACACTATAGATAGGAATCAACATCTCATCCGTTAAGAACTTGTTAGCTCAGATTTGCACCCACGCAACACGAATAGACTAACATAAAGACATTTTTTTGATTATTAAAGGTATGAAATATTTGAGTTATTCTATCTCTACAGAGAGAACATAAGATATGGCATGAGTGATGGGATCTCATCACTGTCGTTGTAAGCCATGTGTGACAAAAGGACTTATCAAAGGCGAAATCTAAAAAAATATGCTTTTGCAAATCAATCGACTTTGACAGAGCTATGAGAGTAGCTTAGAACAAGTTGAATTATGAATATTATACGATTGGAAAGTTACGGATCTCTAGTTTCCATAATTTTTTACGGTTTGTCATTATCCATTTTTTAGAGGAAGTTATGACTAGTTTAGTACACAAAGTTTATGCGATGCGTGAATTTGATTTTTGACGCAAAGTCGCAGACTCTTATTTTGAGTTCTAGGACAGTCTTCTACTCGTTTCACCAAAATATTTGTAATGTTTTGGTAGGATTGGTTGATATCAGGTATCCCTTAGACTCGCATCAAGGTTATTTCTAAATTGGTTATGGTATTGGGAAACACCGTGATATCTGGGCGGTCTATGAAACAAACTTTTGTTGCAACATCTTTGAATCATGCATAGGTTTATTATACACGAAATTGTTCATGAGTGTGTATGGTGGAGTTACATAAACACACGTTCAAAAAACTAGTGGTTGTTTCCACAGATGAATCTATTATTATCTATATGCACATATATATGCACTAATGAGATTAATGTTGTTTGCATTGAACAAATGAAGCAAGGTTTCATCAAGAGCGACAACACCAAGTACATATCGTATAAGTAATCAACAATAACAAGTTCTCTTCAAGATCAAAGTGAAACAAATCAGGTCTTAGGACATGGTAAATTTATTTACTAAATTAGTGCCTAAGGCTGCATTTGAAAAACATTTTAAAAGCATTTGTATGTTTAAGTTATCTAAGCTCCTATGATTGTAAGAATCAGGGGTAGGTGAAAGTAATTGTATGTCTCTCTCTCTCTCTCTCTAATATCACATTCTCCTACAACTCGTTGATTCAGATATGCAGACTTCATGCAGTGATCAAACTGATTTGAGATTACTAAATCTATTTGATGTATAGAATTAATCTATACCTTATTTGTTCTCCGGACTCTATAGCGGAATATTGTGACTTGAAGGAGAGGAGTGCAGAAGGGTAAGGTAGCTCGACCAACAAGAGAATGATGAATGATGAATGCCTCACCGGAAGTAGACATCGAATGGCGAGGTAGCTAGCTCAACCAGCAGAGTGAATTGCGCGATTATAACAGTTGACTAGGACAACGTTGTATCTGCCGACTAGCGTGCTTATTTTGTGGAACAAAATAAATCTATTTGACGCATCTCAGCAAGAAGAGTAGTTTTTCAAGAACAAGGAAATGTTAAGATGATTCCGATGTACCAACTGAATGGCCAACTCAATAAGATAAGAGAGCCGAATTGTTCACAAATTGGGTAAGCTTGGAGAAAGATTTCTTCTGTCATAGTTTGTCCGAGAATTCTCAGTGTTCATTTGTATTTGTTTTTCTTCATCATTCAAGAGAGATTATTCAAAATAGAAATAAAACTAGAGCACAAGCCCCAATAAACGGGAGTGAGATCAAATAGCATAAAAAAGGATGATTGGTTTGTTTCAACTTCCAAATCATTTGCAGTACTGCACTTTACAAAGCTCACCCTAACACAAACCAAAGCAGGAAAATAGCATCAACATTTTTGTACAGAAAACATCCATCACTTGTACAGGAGAACCAAAAAGGAACAAAGAGAGAATCAGGAAAATATCCTTCCTCCAAACAAGCATATTAGTTTCTCCACCAAACACAAACAGCCCTGCAAAGCAAGACTAAAATTAGCAAAGGCTACACATGTCAATAATGTCATAAGTTGATTTTCACAAAGTAAACATCATAATCGGTGAAATACAGAGATTTTTCAAATGTGCCACTCAAACTTTCTACAGTACTTCATTAAGAAACCTGTTATCCCCACAAAAGGGTGTACCTTTTCAAGTAAACCTGAGCAGAAATGCATCTAGATCAAATTTTTAAACATCTACCCAATCGAGATTAATATTTGTTCTAAATCGAGATTAATATTTGTTCATCTGGCACATATAAATTTTTACTGCTTAATGAACTAAGTTCATATCATTGTTCAAGTAATTTTCTGAACTTAGGAACCAGTATCCATTAAGATTATGTGAAGGTTAGACAATGGATTTATAGATTCCACAAATGACTCATCCCAACCAGGCAAGAACGGAGATACAAATATATATACCTGTTCATGGTACATGAGGAGCAGCATCTTGTGGTGTAAGTGGCCCGAGGTCATTTCGGAGCTCCTTGACTACAGCTGCTAACGCCTCAGGGTTGAGACCCAAATCACAGAGTGCAATAAGGATGGAGAGGGTGTGACGATCAAGTCCTGTCTCAAGAATGTTGGACATCTGAAATGCTAGGTCCAGAGACTCGCGGGCAGTTTTTGCAGCATCCGCATCCATATGAAGAAGCTGAAGAGGAAGTAAGAAGAATAACAAGCTCAGGAAATATCTATTGTAAATAATTTTCAAGAACCAATACCATTACAAAAGTCCGACAATATATAGATCTACATCAATAATTAGTGCAAATAATTTACATTCTTCACAAAGCTCTCATTAAATGAGCTTCAACTAGTGCTTAATTTGGGAGAACAGACCAACTCACAAAGGAGGATCAGGGTATGGCCAGTAGAAAGAACAAAATTAAGAATCCTAATTAATAATTAAAAAATAATAATCGAAGCAAAGAACATCTAGTTCTTGATTCAATTGAAGAGGATGAAAATTAATTAGGATTCTTAAAATAACAGGTAAATACCATTACCCTGGAAACTTCTAATCTAAGAGTCTTAAAATAACAGGTAAATACTCGCATCTTGCAACATGATTAATGATGAGGATTGATAACCAAAATACCCGTCCTTACGTAGAACTTCTTAGCTTGAAATCCTGTTCAGTTGATCCAACTATGATATTGAATAAGTCCAAATCCTATGGTAACTAAATGTGTTTTGCGAACCCCATGTCAGACTTCTTACGCACGCTCATTGTACACTATAGTAAGAAGATAAACTTCCACGAGGCAGAACTAGCAGGCAACATATATTGAAGTGAGAGAAGAGAAAACAGAAGGTAATACAATGATTGGAATAATGGAGGCTCATGTACCATTGTGCCATTCCTACATAAGAGGAGACTCATTTATCTTGTTTTCTTGGCATGGAAAATCCATCCAGCTCTGTTATGGGGTCTTTACAGGGGTATGTGTTTGGCTTGGAATGAAGGATATATACTTAGAGGTGGAAGGCGACTCTTAACTACTGTCTGCTAGGTGTAGTGTGCTTAACACATGAACACAGCTATTCAATTGGGAGGGATTGTAAACTGCGGGAATTTATAGGGAGAAGAATGCTGCTTCAGGTCACTTGGCCGCTTTGAGCCTTGGCCATTGGTGTCACATTGCTTTTATACTCACCCTCCTTCTAGTTTATTTTGCTCTTAATAAATCCAGCAGAACAAGGACTATTTCGATGTACTAGTGTGTATTCTCTTGGGCTTGAGCCCGTTGCTATATTGGAAATTATAACTTTAAAAATAGACTGTACAGAACAGTTGACAAGATATCCACTAAGCATAGAAATAGAGGTAAAACCTTCTTATTCTTCATTTCTCATCATCTTTATGTCTTCCTACTGATCTTATTTTCTTGGCATGTAAAATTTTCTATCTCCTGCGCTGCTATTTATCTAATAACAAATAGATGGTTTTCAAACTCACCATCTTTCCTTCATCTGTTTTGTTCAAATCGTGTTCATGATTCAGTCCTTCCATTGATAACCCGTCTTATTATGACGTGCAAAACTTCATGTGAAATCTTAAATGCTATAGACTATGGTAAAAAGTGATTTAGTTTAACTGGATGTTTAGTATTTGCAAATATCAAACAAGAGATCAAGGTAGCGCCTGGTAGTTCCTTCAACATTGAAGATGAACTTAAACACCTGGTGCATATGATTTTACATACCGTTTACAGCCACTATTTGCTACTTGAAACATTCACAACACACAGATTATTCAAGTGTTCTAGTATAGAGTTTCTTTATACACCCAAGGAACTTGGGACAAAGGATCACGCCCACTGGCCGGATTCTTTGGCTAGCATTATAATTCCATGTTAAAGTTTATTTGTAAAATTTGAAGTTTACAACTTACGACTTCCTAGTTATTGTTTGCAATTGACTGACTGATATACATATACAATTAGTTTTGTTTTTCTAGTACACAATAAAAGATACAGATGAATCAAATATCCCAAAACCAAATTTCATATACATTCATAAAGGGATTTAAACAAAGGGCCATATCACTGTTAACTCTAAACTCATAGCTTCTGATCCTATAGTTTACCATTGCAAGTCATTGAAAACTATCTCAAGTTGTGGAAGGTACAGTAATGACATACAGTAAATTGAAACTGATAAACCCCGGAAAGAAATCAACAACATAGACCCAACCCCACATTTGTTGCCAGGAATTTGGGAAATGAATCTCGAAGATCCAATTACAGGAAGATATAAGAGGTATGAAAAGAGAAAAAGAGTTGGAATTGGTACCTGAAGAGAACAAAGAGCGGGTGGGTTGGTGGCGTCTTGAACAAGGATGGTGTAGCTACCGGGGATCGCAACTACAGCTCTCACCTTCTCACTCTCTCTTCTTCAAAATGCAAGTGTGTGCCGCGACAGCTTTTTCTCTATGATTGATAGATCATAATTTTTGTAAAAATAATATGATACTTATTTATTTATTTTTTAATAATTGATAGACCATAATTTTTGTAAATTTTTTTTTTCACTTTGTATATGCATGTGACATATATGTGGTAAAACTAGAAAATAAAAATCAATAAGAAAAATAATAAAATGCAATCCATTATTATTGAATTAGAAAGTTTAGAGAGAATAAATGTAATATTACTTTTTGTTTAATTAATGTCTTTAATGGTCATTCTGTAAGAGGATAATATGTCATTTAATAATTCATAATAGAGTGAGGAGGTCAAGTACGCAAATTTAGATGTCCCAATAGCCGCACTTTATAAATAATTCTTTGTTGAAAAAAATTATAAATAATTTCTTTTTAATTAAGAAGAATATAATAACATTTTATTTTTATCTACCGACATGCAAAAGATGTGGTAGTATCCACAATGACACATAAAAATAGGTCCACTCATCGGACATCAAATGCACAAATTACATAATAACTTGAATTCTCCTACTGTACTACTCTAAAAGATTCGTCCACGAGAAGCTTAGAGCAAGTCCACCCTCTGGGTCTTCGTTGGGAAGGCCTGGGTCATGGGCGAGACCTGGGTCGCCACGTGGTAGTGATTTTGGGCTGCAGTTTCCACCCACGATTTTAGTTTCTAGGTCGCCAAGTGGCAGTGACTGTTATTTAAATTTTATTATTAGGTATTTATGTG encodes the following:
- the LOC101311093 gene encoding putative SWI/SNF-related matrix-associated actin-dependent regulator of chromatin subfamily A member 3-like 1-like; translation: MDDQEDPVSLFLSLDQWQGPPDSDDSDPLPTPSDTYMLGFLIANIVGIQYYSGTITGREMVGLVREPLNPYDSNAIRVLNTRTVQVGHIERAVAAALAPLIDAELIAVEGIVPNTRSKTNRFKIPCQVHIFARIHDFPAVKSALLGAGLQLISNSDAGFTLSEAAVVKEKKAESGYKTVDEIFKLVEENASQNGALEPMEPPKEVIKSELFRHQKEGLGWLVGRENSVDLPPFWEEKNDGSFVNVLTNYHTDKRPEPLRGGIFADDMGLGKTLTLLSLIAFDKYGSCCNSASVDESIPNDNEMGEDEEGMSVSGSKKGKKTKTSKKGTTARKRRKTEDGNDKSTAGFSSKSTIIVCPPSVFSTWVTQLGEHTRPGRLKVYMYYGDRTRNAEELKKYDIVLTTYSILATEHSWPTSSPVQKIEWWRVILDEAHTIKNVNAQQSQAVTNLKAKRRWAVTGTPIQNGSFDLFSLMSFLRFEPFSIKSYWQSLVQRPLAHGNKMGLSRLQVLMATISLRRTKDKALIGLPPKTTETCYMELSAEERELYDRMEGEAKSVMRNYIDTGSMMRNYSTVLSIILRLRQICTDSALCPSDLKSLLPSNNIEDVSKNPELLKKMVEVLQDGEDFDCPICISPPTNVVITCCAHIFCQACIMKTLQRTKPCCPLCRGPLSQSDLFSAPQTSSDDDNAKSPRTTMSSKVSALLKLLVESRDQNPLAKSVVFSQFRTMLLYLEEILQTAGFKVLRLDGTMTANKRAQVIKQFGVVGDDAPTILLASLKASGTGINLTAASRVYLLEPWWNPAVEEQAMDRVHRIGQKEDVKIVRLITRNSIEERILELQEKKKKLAKEAFGKRSAKDRRDMGADDLISLVSL
- the LOC101311376 gene encoding mitotic-spindle organizing protein 1A-like, with the translated sequence MDADAAKTARESLDLAFQMSNILETGLDRHTLSILIALCDLGLNPEALAAVVKELRNDLGPLTPQDAAPHVP